Proteins encoded by one window of Macadamia integrifolia cultivar HAES 741 unplaced genomic scaffold, SCU_Mint_v3 scaffold3362, whole genome shotgun sequence:
- the LOC122068037 gene encoding polygalacturonase non-catalytic subunit AroGP2-like yields the protein MYSIHCFSSTMTHLILLLGLLIVANFSGSRAENAFSQYWEEHIGLPHPPHWLAAKASPLSLYQMTMFMKLMEKNEIASHLRSFCKQANIACSTNALVKKTINDTSLPPISHWNDLKLKYEGLPNETPLSVASQGGLPFFRESMVQEGGFMSIPDLRDPMSYKSFLPRPLALKIPFSFAWIEELKKIFDVVEESNMDEYIQDTLKKCEKSPNRGEQCICATSAEDLIDFVVEKLGNHVRAWSTESIEGSCKNVTIGTMKLIYGNLSEPPALCHSEPFPFQVYYCHILRNVKVYAVDIRSKKKVNHAIMTCHYDTSTWSQNHLAFKLLGFGPGIIEVCHWINENGVVWTKALG from the exons ATGTATTCTATTCATTGTTTCAGTTCCACCATGACCCATCTCATTTTGTTGCTTGGACTTCTGATTGTTGCAAACTTTAGT GGTTCTAGAGCTGAAAATGCCTTTTCACAATACTGGGAAGAGCATATTGGCCTTCCACACCCTCCACATTGGCTTGCTGCAAAGGCTTCTCCATTGAGCCTCTATCAAATGACAATGTTTATGAAGCTTATGGAGAAAAATGAGATTGCTTCCCACCTGCGCTCATTTTGTAAGCAAGCTAATATTGCTTGTTCTACAAATGCACTGGTGAAGAAGACAATAAACGACACAAGCTTGCCACCAATATCCCATTGGAATGATCTCAAACTGAAATATGAAGGCCTTCCAAATGAAACACCCTTGTCGGTTGCCAGCCAAGGGGGATTGCCCTTTTTCCGGGAGTCAATGGTGCAAGAAGGAGGTTTCATGTCTATACCTGATCTAAGGGATCCAATGTCATATAAATCATTTTTACCGCGACCTTTGGCattaaaaatcccattttcctttgcATGGATTGAGGAATTGAAAAAGATTTTTGATGTGGTGGAAGAATCAAACATGGATGAGTATATTCAAGACACTCTCAAGAAATGTGAAAAGAGTCCTAATAGAGGAGAGCAGTGCATCTGTGCTACTTCTGCCGAGGATCTcattgattttgttgttgagAAATTAGGGAACCATGTACGCGCATGGAGTACTGAGAGCATTGAAGGATCTTGTAAGAATGTCACAATTGGAACTATGAAACTAATATATGGAAACCTCTCTGAACCACCAGCCCTATGCCATAGTGAGCCATTCCCATTTCAAGTCTATTATTGCCACATTCTACGTAATGTAAAAGTATATGCAGTTGATATACGTTCCAAAAAAAAGGTGAATCATGCGATCATGACATGCCACTATGACACATCAACTTGGAGTCAAAACCATCTTGCTTTTAAGCTGTTGGGTTTTGGCCCAGGCATAATTGAAGTCTGTCATTGGATAAATGAGAATGGAGTGGTCTGGACAAAAGCTCTAGGTTGA